DNA sequence from the Bacillus sp. 2205SS5-2 genome:
AGCTAAGTCACCAGCAAATGAGTAACGTTTACCGATTCTGAGTTAGTGGAATAATCATTTAAATTAATACCAAAAGCCACAATCATTGCGAAAACAGCCTAACAAAATGAAATATCCCCTGTTTCGCGATCCACTATTTTCTAAGGAACTATAATCCCATTTGCTTCTTCCAATGCTTTTACTAATTCCACAACGCTGGTACCTTGACCAGTTTCGGAATTAATTATAAATATTTGGTGGGAAGAGGAACCTGTCCCTCTGTCCCACCACCTCCCTGGTACTTCCCCTGGTACTTATAAACTTCAGTGCCGATTAACTGGGAATAGGCTTGGACATTGCGCCGGTACAAATGGTGTTGGACAATCAATTGGGAGTGGCTCTCTTGGAGTACAGAAAGCAGCTTCTAATTCAAGAATTACCGGAAAAGTTGCGGTAATACTTTGACAGATACGAAATTTTACTGAGAAGTCTAAGATTAAGTTGTTTCCACCATCTACACAGAATGAGTACCCAGTAATAATACAATCCACATCGGTTTCTGTAGCTTTAATCGTTGTTCCTTCTGGAGCGCAGAGGATCACTTCTTCAAAGCCTACGAACTGAAAACCTGTAAGGGTAGAAGTTTCACCACTATCTAAAGTCATCGTTGGGCTATACGTAATCACTTTTTTCAACAACACTTTTTGTAAGGTTATCGGTTCTCCGTCAATAATTAAGTCAACGTCTTCTCTTGAATCCGGAACTTCAGTAATCTCTACATCCGTTACCATACAGGTTACGGATGCAATATCGTCACAAGCAACGTTAATACCAAAAGAAAAGGACACATCGCTGATTGACGTTTTAAAAATCGACTCCTCTAAAAGCCAATCGTATACCTTCTCTGCCTCAAAACACAGCAATTCTTTATCACTTGATCCCTTATTTGTTTGCATAGATGCAAACACCTCCATAAATTTATTTTATTCTCTATTAATCTATGCTTTCAATAACAGAGTGTATAGGCAATTGTACATAGATTATAAAATTGGGTGAAATTAGGAATTTTTTTGTTTTACTCCTCTAAATCCTATAGATTTTTTTACATTAGACAGAACCCCCTTAGAATAGGTTGGTATTTCAAAAAGTCTATCATTCTATATAACTAATTCACAGGGAAGATTACTAGTGAAAAAGACTTATATTGAAATGATAATAATTTTTAATTCTCGTTTGGAAATATTCTGATACAACCACTTCAGTAAGACAATCCCTTTAAGTGCTGAAAGGAACGGATTTTAAACGCGAATCTTGGACGTTTTAAAGTGGACATGAACAGTAAGATATCGCGTAATCCTAAGCTGGAAGTGGTAGGCACTGTATTTTAAGTCCTTTTTTGCTGACTTGTTCCCACAAAAAACGCAGACTTATTTATTGCTGATGCCTCTCTTTTTGGAAGAGCTACTTCGTTTCCATAGCGTTAGCCCCTCCAATTTACGCTTTCCATGTTCGAAGTATATGGAGTACCACTCATCCATCTCAACGATACCTTGAAACTTCTCGAAATCCATATCTTTTAAAGACGAGAGGTGTAGAACAGAGTGACAAAGTGAACATCAAGCAGTACTGAAGTTTTATGAAGAAACGACAAAATCAAATTGAGGGGTATGATAATCAGTGAGTTAGCAAGGACTATCTAACTATTCAGTTCACTTCCATCAGAAAAAGCACCAGATGTTCCGTCACCTGGTACTTCATCTTATGATGGTCAGTGAGAACTTGTGTGCCGATCAACGGGGAAAAGACTTGGACATTGTGCCGGTACAAATGGGGTTGGGCAATCAATTGCTAGTGGCTCCCTTGGAGTACAGAAACCTGCTTTTAATTCAAGAATTACAGGAAAAGTTGCAGTAATACTTTGACAGATAAGAAACTTTACTGAGAAATTTAATGATAATTCTGTTCCACCATCTATAACTTGACAAAAAGAGTATCCAGTAACTATACAATTCAATTCGGTTTCTGAAGCATTAATTGTTGTTCCTTCTGGCGCGCAGAGCACCACTTCTTCAAAGGCTACGAACTGAAAACCTGCATTGGTAACAGTATTACCATTTTCCAAAGTCAAGGTTGGGCTATACGTAATCACTTTTTTCAATAAAATTTTTTGTAAGGTAATCGGTTCCCCGTCAATAATTAACTGTACGTCTTCTCTTGAATCCGGAACTTCAGTAATCTCTAAAGCGGTTATCGTACAGGTTACTGATGCTATTTGGTCACAAGAAACGCCAGTACCAAAATCAAAGTTCACATTATTTATTGAAGTTTTAAAAATCGATTCCTCTATAATCCAATCGTATACCTTCTCTGCCTCAATACACAGTAATTCTTGATTATTTGGTGATTTATTTTTTGTCATAAATTCTAACACCTCCCTAAAGTTTTATTGTTCTTTATTAAACTATGTATCCATATATAGAATGTATAGACAATTGACCACCGAATATGAAATTGGGTAAACCTATTTTTTGTTTTTCTCTAGATATTTTAAGATCTTTCTACTTTATATAAATTTCCCGATTATGTGTCAGGGAATAAATCGACTTATATTTCTTTTGTAACGAGATGAAACAAACATAATATTATAATAAAGAAAGGATTCGGTGATTAGAAAGGAGCAAAATTAGATGAAAGACGAGATGGAATCTGCGAAAAGCAAGCTCGAATGGTACAAAAAACAATTAGAATCCATTCGATCAGGTCATGTTTTAGAGGATTACCTATCGACAAAAAAACAGAATGAAATCTATACTTCACAAGTGAACGAGTTAGTAGAGGAAATGAAACAATTGAAGGGAAATCTGCAAGAACTTTATTTGGTTCAACAGCAGCAGTTAGAAAGTGTCGTATCCGAAATTGTCGAATGGAAAACGACAATGAAAGGGTCCCAACAGAAAATTCTCCAGTTTGTTAAAGAAGTAAATGGGGTTGAGTGGGAAAAATTAAATGAGAACATGAAAACTCTTATTGATCAACAAATGAACAAGCAAGTAGCAGAACATAGTTTAGAAACTGAGAGCTTGAAAGAAGAAATCTCTCACCTGAAAAAAAAATTATCGGAAAACCCACCTGAAATTAATCAAAAAACAAAAAATAATTCGCAACCATCAAGTTTTCGGCAACTTCAAAACTTACTTTCTTCTTCCTCTAATGTAGTAAATGAAACAAGTACGCAACAGAAACCTTCGACCATAAATGGTACTCTTGGTCTATCCTCAACTTCTGTTCCTACATTTAACCAGGGTAAAAGACAACCGAAACCAATGGGTTCCAATTCAATGAACCAACAGGGGCGAAGTAGTCATCCTCAAATTAGGAACGAAGAAACAGTTCATCAACAAAAAAAAAAGATAAATAGTTCCAAAAATGGTGCACAAACTTTGGTTCCGTTAACTAAAACAAACCAATCTTCCTCTACTATAATTAAAAACGAATTCGATAATAAATCAACCAGTTCAAAAGAGGCTTCTTCTCCTATCGATAATGTGATTAAAGAGTATATAGAATGTTTTCATCAAAATAAAGGGATTCTACAGCGGGTGCCCACGTATTCCGAGTTGGACCTTCAAACCTATCTAAACCAACAGAAAATGCACCAGCAAGACAATGATGTTACAAACGGCTCTATTAAAAAAAGTGTATATTCTTTATTTAAGAATTATATAAACCCTTAGTAACCATAGGGACGCTTCTTCCGGTAACCATAGGGACGCTTCTTCCGGTATGTAATCGCTTTTTATTTGTTAGAAAAAATATTAAAGGTTAGTTTTATGAGGTGGGCAAAGAGGCGATGTCCCTTGTCCCACTAAATCTCGTCACACTGTTCACCCTTCTTGTCAGTAACTTTCCTGTTTTGATCTAGATTTCTCATCAAGGATATCGTATTCCATAATGAATCTTCTGTATGTGCACTTACTCTTTTTATATCCGCTATCGTATTCACAAAGAGGATGGTTTTGGTTTAGAGAAGATCGCTCCCTTACTTTTTAATGGTAATTTGGTCGATCATTCCATTTGCGATTGTTTACAAAGAACTAAGAAGTCAAAATGTCCGAAAATTAATAGAGCCACAACTCAGTAATCTTGAGTAGTGGCTTTTTCTATGAGTTGTCAGCGACAAACTACCTGTATCCTATCTCCGCATATTAATAGGAGCCAGAGGAACTGTCCCCCTGGTACTTAAACTTATTTATCACGGAAGCTTAGAACGTAAGCAATTAGCCTTAACATTTGATGCAGAAGCATTAAATTCAGTAGGGACCACGGGATTTCCTTACAGTCTACAATGGACCATAGATACGTTGTATTGGAAACAACCTGGAGTAGAGTTTATCGTTTTTCGAACTTTAAATAGGCAAGTAATGGAGATATAGTGTTATTGCATGTTGGAGAAATTCATACACCCGAAGCAGTAGATCAAGCCATTCCTATCTTACAAGAAGGCTCTTTTCGTATACTTTGTTGTTCTTGATACAAAGAAAAAACAGGCAGTTGTTTTTATTCGATTGATTACTTCCTTTTTATCTAGAAATGAAGAATTTTTCATTAGGAAAAGAGCACGAAGTCATACAAGTCAAGGGATTCCTTCTTATTCGAAAAGCCACAATCTTTGCGAAAACAGCCTACAAGAAAGATGATTTGAGCTTGTAACTATGAGTGAAAAACTAGAATAAATATGGACGGTTCATCTGCTTCCAAAGCAAGAGAATCATCTCTTTTGTGGGAAAGAGTGACAGTACCTCGTACCATTTAAAAGCAAAAAAGGTCATTGAACCTGTCCTTTGGTCCCACTTTCAAAGGGAGACATTAATGTCAGGCTAAATAAGCTGATTTTTCTAACATGATTACTTTTCCACTGGTCTTGGGGGGTTCTCACGCTTCTGAAGCAAGAGAATCGTCTCCATTTAGTAGCTTGTTTTGTTATATACAAAATAGAACAATTTTGTTATACTAAACATATAACAACCAGGAGGTGAAGCTTTGTTTATCCAAATTGAACCTCAATCTGATGTACCCATTTATGCTCAAGTTCAGAATGGCATTATGGAAGGAATTGTTCGTGGAGAATTGAAGCCTGGAGATACTCTTCCTTCCGTTCGGGCTCTTGCGGGGGATCTCGGTGTGAACATGCACACGGTAAATAAGAGCTATCATGAATTGGAAAACAAAGGCGTTATCAAGATTGTTCCTAAATCAGGAGCCATCATTTCCTCATCGTATGAAGAAGGTGTTACTGGGGAAAGAATTGAACAGCTTTCACAGAACTTAAGACCACTTCTCGCAGAATCCCTCGCTTACGGATTGGATGAGAAGCAGATTCAGGATTTAGTCAGTTCCATCATTAAAAAGGTCAAGGGGGAATAATCTATGGAATTAGCACTTTTAGTGATCACAATCGGATTTTTGATGATGATACAAATCGCGGTTCCCTTTATCGTGAAACGAACGGTGGTGTTTGGTGTCACGGTCCCCATAGAACAGGTAAAAAACAAGCAACTATTGGGATATAAAAAAAGGTATGCCCTTCTTACGTTTTTCTTCTCACTAGCTGCACTGCTTCTGTTCTTTATTTGGTCCGTAGGTACACCTCAAGAAAACCATCTATTTTTGGCTGGATTGTACCTTCCATTTGTCATTCTTTTTGTATCCTTATCGCTTTATTTTTACTTCCATGCAAAAGTGACCAAACTCAAACAACAGCAAGAATGGTTTAAAAATCGCAAACAGGTGAACATTTCTGAATTAAACATACGTTCAAAGGATGAAATGCTTCCGTGGATGTTTTTTACGATTCCCTTGCTTATTTCCATTAGCTTAATCATTTTTACCCTTGTGAACTATAACCAGTTCCCTAACCAGATCCCAACTCACTGGGGACCTGATGGAAAGCCTGATGCCTATACAACGAAAAGCTATCTTTCCATACTGACCCTGCCGTTGATTCTTTTAGTGTTGCAAGGAATGTTTATTGGAGTCATAGAGATGACAAGAAAATCAGGAATTAATCTTAGTGCTGGAAATGTAAAAGCTTCTCGTATTCGTCAATTGCGATTACGCAAATACACGAGCTGGTTTTTATTCGTTGTTTCTATTCTTCTAACTATGCTGTTTTCGTTCCTGCAATTCACAACCCTTTATGAGAATGTGGTTAGCGACTTATTGATTCTTCTCATGCCTCTTACATTCTCTGTCTTGCTTTTCATTGGAGCAATTATTTTAGCTGTAAAGGTAGGAAAAGTAGATTCAGACTTTGATATGGAGATCATTGAGGATGAAAATGGAGAGATAACGAATGTGGATGAGGATCAATATTGGAAAGGCGGACTCATCTACTACAACCGAAATGATCCTTCCATCTTTGTAGAGAAACGTTTTGGCGTTGGATGGACGTTGAATTTTGCACGACCTATCGGGTATCTGATTCTATTTGGTCCACTCCTCGTGATTCTTCTGATTACTTTTTTATAAAAGGCTCTGTTAAAGTTTAATGTTGATATTTATAGAGAAAACAGGTCTTCCAATTATTTGGAAGACCTGTTCAGCATTATTGTCTTCTTAAACTAACGCACCCGTGCATCATAAGAAACCTATAAATAACCTTTCATCCTAATTACTTTTCCATCTACTTCTGTACCGACTTCTTCCATTCCGATTGGAGTACCAGGGGGACAGTCCCTCTGGTACTCCCTCTGGTACTCAGAAAGAAGTTATTTCAGTGGAGA
Encoded proteins:
- a CDS encoding DUF1648 domain-containing protein, whose amino-acid sequence is MELALLVITIGFLMMIQIAVPFIVKRTVVFGVTVPIEQVKNKQLLGYKKRYALLTFFFSLAALLLFFIWSVGTPQENHLFLAGLYLPFVILFVSLSLYFYFHAKVTKLKQQQEWFKNRKQVNISELNIRSKDEMLPWMFFTIPLLISISLIIFTLVNYNQFPNQIPTHWGPDGKPDAYTTKSYLSILTLPLILLVLQGMFIGVIEMTRKSGINLSAGNVKASRIRQLRLRKYTSWFLFVVSILLTMLFSFLQFTTLYENVVSDLLILLMPLTFSVLLFIGAIILAVKVGKVDSDFDMEIIEDENGEITNVDEDQYWKGGLIYYNRNDPSIFVEKRFGVGWTLNFARPIGYLILFGPLLVILLITFL
- a CDS encoding GntR family transcriptional regulator — translated: MFIQIEPQSDVPIYAQVQNGIMEGIVRGELKPGDTLPSVRALAGDLGVNMHTVNKSYHELENKGVIKIVPKSGAIISSSYEEGVTGERIEQLSQNLRPLLAESLAYGLDEKQIQDLVSSIIKKVKGE